The following coding sequences are from one Biomphalaria glabrata chromosome 8, xgBioGlab47.1, whole genome shotgun sequence window:
- the LOC106072679 gene encoding uncharacterized protein LOC106072679, protein MEYSEYGHQDHGPKLQDSKGNIIMEHSYIPHGPPPPKVENVTETADIPGEMAHMLTLVALFIYGYTLIGCYIFEPCFFRTLAYVLQVIRLFLLFASLLPCVLHWQAFQLFPNITSKEFPFVVIVLFLGNILMAKGVQKLLGMFLEKFNSNEKDYDCCSSPCSSQVFRGWFPCKRLTWKLCPKTASPRCRRRRRRRPACS, encoded by the exons ATGGAGTATTCCGAATATGGACACCAGGACCACGGTCCGAAGCTTCAAGACTCGAAAGGCAACATCATCATGGAGCACTCCTACATTCCTCACGGCCCTCCGCCCCCAAAAGTAGAGAATGTGACGGAAACGGCGGACATCCCAGGAGAGATGGCTCACATGTTGACCCTCGTTG CTTTGTTTATCTATGGCTACACACTGATCGGCTGCTACATATTCGAACCGTGCTTCTTCCGTACGCTGGCCTACGTGCTACAAGTCATTCGGCTCTTCCTACTGTTCGCCTCATTGCTACCGTGTGTCCTGCACTG GCAAGCTTTCCAGTTGTTTCCAAATATAACCTCCAAGGAATTCCCGTTTGTCGTCATAGTGCTATTTTTAGGCAATATCCTGATGGCGAAAGGCGTTCAGAAGCTTCTGGGAATGTTTCTAGAAAAATTCAACAGCAATGAGAAGGATTACGACTGCTGCAGCAGCCCTTGCTCGAGCCAAGTCTTCAGAGGCTGGTTCCCATGCAAGAGATTGACCTGGAAGCTATGCCcgaaaacggcgtcgccaaggTGTCGAAGGCGAAGACGGAGGAGGCCCGCGTGTTCTTga